Proteins from a genomic interval of Paenibacillus thermoaerophilus:
- a CDS encoding HEAT repeat domain-containing protein, with amino-acid sequence MSATEEMTSYGRRYLQTDSYGAAAFCFHRALLQNSRDENAWNGLILALSLMRMEADIRIALARYALLDGLGFDRDLLPAAMLLWRDNPVALAEWTKAMSARAKGPEKEALEGMSADLDRAVEALKEKRGEQWNQGMPNLAQTAAQKLDLDWIAEQPRDKLLAQLEQGIVSEDLDTSMHAIRMLCMMPDPKSEALLRRACRNEELDPKAVTHAALSLRWLGVRGNVKLVKMGEPVVINLENPTPELTISVPAAFKPALDRMKLWLAMKAGIVTAEEYESFASTDEPQLPEELAEKLKRLDIPAAFEEVVHVLIRAAYDHYYPFVPKPRGLRDWSDAMLQLMKEYAEGIGMEWTFGEPDTGEISVGHKRWILSASPDFQDNVRQIRETRARMNL; translated from the coding sequence ATGAGCGCAACCGAAGAAATGACGAGTTACGGCCGCCGGTATTTGCAGACGGACTCCTACGGAGCGGCGGCTTTTTGCTTTCACCGGGCGTTGCTGCAGAATTCGCGCGACGAAAACGCGTGGAACGGCTTGATCCTGGCTCTCAGCTTAATGCGGATGGAAGCGGATATCCGAATCGCGCTGGCCCGCTACGCCCTGCTGGATGGACTCGGCTTCGACCGCGATCTGCTGCCGGCGGCGATGCTGCTCTGGCGGGATAACCCGGTTGCGCTCGCCGAGTGGACGAAAGCGATGTCCGCCCGCGCCAAAGGTCCCGAAAAGGAAGCGCTCGAAGGCATGTCGGCCGATCTCGACCGCGCCGTCGAAGCTCTGAAGGAGAAGCGCGGCGAGCAATGGAATCAGGGAATGCCGAATCTGGCCCAGACCGCCGCGCAGAAGCTGGACCTCGACTGGATCGCCGAGCAGCCCAGGGACAAGCTGCTGGCGCAGCTTGAGCAGGGCATCGTCTCCGAGGATCTGGACACGTCGATGCACGCGATCCGGATGCTCTGCATGATGCCGGACCCGAAGAGCGAGGCGCTGCTGCGACGAGCCTGCCGCAACGAGGAGCTGGACCCGAAGGCGGTCACGCATGCGGCACTGTCGCTTCGTTGGCTCGGCGTTCGCGGCAACGTGAAGCTGGTCAAGATGGGCGAACCGGTCGTCATCAATCTCGAAAATCCGACGCCGGAACTGACGATCTCGGTTCCCGCGGCGTTCAAGCCGGCGCTCGACCGGATGAAGCTGTGGCTCGCGATGAAGGCGGGCATCGTCACGGCGGAGGAGTACGAATCGTTCGCGTCGACGGACGAGCCCCAACTGCCGGAGGAGCTTGCGGAAAAGCTGAAGCGGCTTGACATTCCGGCCGCCTTCGAGGAAGTCGTGCATGTGCTCATCCGCGCCGCCTACGATCATTACTACCCGTTCGTGCCGAAGCCGCGCGGCCTGCGCGATTGGAGCGACGCCATGCTGCAATTGATGAAGGAATACGCCGAAGGCATCGGCATGGAGTGGACGTTCGGGGAGCCCGATACGGGCGAAATCTCCGTCGGACATAAACGGTGGATCCTGAGCGCAAGCCCGGATTTTCAGGACAATGTGCGGCAGATCCGGGAAACCCGCGCCCGGATGAACCTGTAG
- a CDS encoding N-acetyltransferase: protein MVTTVTCRKAAESDVDSLYELIQGYAEKGIMLPRSKEALTRHIDSFVVAEEGGRFVGCGSLFRLGNDLVEIRSLGITDGYKGKGIGGLIVKALEEEAREMGIPRVMALTYAVNFFLRCGYEVVQKEIFPEKVWTDCVNCKKRNNCDEIAVLKRLDA, encoded by the coding sequence ATGGTGACGACGGTGACGTGCCGCAAAGCGGCCGAAAGCGACGTGGATTCGCTGTACGAACTGATTCAGGGTTATGCGGAAAAAGGAATCATGCTGCCGAGGTCGAAAGAAGCGCTAACGCGCCACATCGATTCGTTTGTCGTCGCCGAAGAAGGCGGCCGCTTCGTCGGCTGCGGCTCGTTGTTCCGGCTCGGGAACGATCTGGTGGAAATCCGTTCGCTCGGCATCACGGACGGATACAAGGGGAAAGGAATCGGCGGACTGATCGTCAAGGCGCTGGAGGAGGAAGCCCGCGAGATGGGCATTCCCCGGGTCATGGCGTTGACGTATGCGGTCAACTTCTTCCTCCGCTGCGGGTACGAGGTCGTGCAGAAGGAGATATTTCCCGAGAAGGTGTGGACGGACTGCGTCAACTGCAAAAAGCGCAACAACTGCGACGAAATCGCCGTGCTGAAGCGGCTCGATGCGTAA
- a CDS encoding FecCD family ABC transporter permease yields the protein MSSYNKQAAGVPSLSRGRRRFAVIAGLFLLLIAAFLVSTGVGSMYISPLDVLKTLLGIGQDTHEVVILQLRVPRMLTAVLVGTALAVSGAILQGIIRNPLASPDLVGITGGASVAAVSFLLYGVGTMSIHWLPLFAISGAVISAALMYVLAWKDGVSPLRMVLIGIGLATAASAITSVLLISGPVQQAARALSWMTGSVYGTGWKDVRMLLPWVGLGLPLSALLARHLNLYALGDELATGTGSRVQLYRFLALGLSVMLAGAAAAVSGAVAFVGLMAPHLGRQLVGPRYGTLIPASAMIGAILVLVSDAIARTAFHPVEIPAGVITSAIGAPFFIILLFWASRRR from the coding sequence ATGAGTAGTTATAACAAGCAAGCGGCCGGCGTCCCCTCTTTGTCCCGAGGCAGGCGGCGCTTCGCCGTCATCGCCGGTTTGTTCCTGCTGTTGATCGCCGCGTTTCTCGTCAGCACCGGGGTCGGCTCCATGTACATCTCGCCCCTGGACGTGCTGAAAACGCTGCTTGGCATCGGGCAAGATACGCACGAAGTCGTCATTCTCCAGCTTCGGGTGCCGCGCATGCTGACGGCGGTGCTTGTCGGCACGGCTCTTGCCGTATCGGGAGCGATCCTGCAAGGCATCATCCGCAATCCGCTCGCGTCGCCCGATCTGGTCGGCATTACCGGCGGCGCTTCGGTTGCGGCCGTAAGCTTCCTCCTATACGGGGTCGGCACCATGAGCATCCACTGGCTCCCGCTGTTCGCCATCAGCGGCGCCGTTATCAGCGCGGCGCTGATGTATGTCCTCGCGTGGAAGGACGGAGTGTCGCCGCTCCGCATGGTGCTCATCGGCATCGGCCTTGCGACCGCCGCCAGCGCAATCACGTCCGTCCTGCTTATATCGGGTCCCGTCCAGCAGGCGGCCCGCGCGCTCTCGTGGATGACCGGGAGCGTATACGGCACGGGGTGGAAAGACGTCCGCATGCTGCTTCCGTGGGTCGGTCTCGGCTTGCCGCTGTCGGCGCTGCTCGCGCGGCACCTGAACCTGTACGCTCTCGGCGACGAGCTGGCGACAGGCACCGGCAGCCGCGTACAACTGTACCGCTTCCTTGCCCTCGGCCTGAGCGTGATGCTGGCCGGCGCGGCGGCTGCGGTGTCGGGGGCGGTGGCGTTTGTAGGGCTGATGGCTCCACATCTGGGCCGGCAACTGGTCGGTCCGCGTTACGGGACGCTGATCCCGGCCAGCGCCATGATCGGAGCGATCCTGGTGCTCGTCTCGGACGCCATCGCGCGGACGGCGTTCCATCCGGTCGAAATTCCGGCCGGTGTCATTACCTCCGCGATCGGCGCGCCGTTTTTTATCATCCTGCTGTTCTGGGCGTCGCGGAGGCGCTAG
- a CDS encoding FecCD family ABC transporter permease, protein MSGYLRTPKLKALGLVLAAVLMLLGLAASVFLGFARIHPRDALDAYLAFNGSNEHLIIRTARVPRALIATAVGASLAVAGALMQAFTRNPLASPSLFGINSGAAFALVVVSALWSLDSLTTVAWASYAGAALAAVMVYALGSIGRDGMTPIKVTLAGSAMTALFSSLTSGVLLVNGRSFDQVLGWLVGSVANRTLDTLLLVLPYIAGSLLAAFAMAGSVNLLSMGDEVARGLGGRTALIRAAMAVIVVLLAGASVAIAGPIAFVGIVIPHLSRALVGPDHRWLLPMCALLGANLLLFADTGARFILPGKETPVGVVTALIGIPFLIAVARRQKHE, encoded by the coding sequence ATGTCTGGTTATCTCCGCACGCCCAAGCTCAAAGCGCTGGGGTTGGTTCTGGCGGCTGTGCTGATGCTTCTCGGGCTGGCCGCCAGCGTCTTCCTCGGGTTCGCGCGAATCCATCCCCGCGATGCGCTTGACGCCTATCTCGCGTTTAACGGGTCCAACGAACATCTTATTATTCGCACCGCGCGCGTGCCGCGAGCCCTGATCGCGACCGCCGTCGGAGCCAGCCTGGCCGTGGCGGGAGCGCTGATGCAGGCGTTCACCCGCAATCCGCTGGCGTCGCCCAGCCTGTTCGGCATCAACAGCGGAGCGGCTTTCGCCCTGGTGGTCGTGTCGGCGCTCTGGTCGTTAGACAGCCTGACGACCGTGGCCTGGGCTTCGTACGCCGGCGCCGCTCTGGCTGCGGTTATGGTTTACGCGCTCGGCTCGATCGGCCGGGACGGCATGACGCCGATCAAGGTTACGCTCGCGGGTTCGGCGATGACGGCTCTGTTCTCGTCTTTGACGTCGGGCGTGCTGCTTGTCAACGGGCGCTCCTTCGATCAAGTGCTCGGCTGGCTCGTCGGCTCGGTGGCGAACCGCACTCTCGACACGCTGCTGCTCGTGCTGCCGTATATCGCCGGATCGCTGCTTGCGGCATTCGCAATGGCGGGATCGGTCAACCTCTTGAGCATGGGGGACGAAGTGGCCCGCGGGCTCGGGGGCCGGACGGCGCTGATCCGGGCCGCGATGGCCGTCATCGTCGTGCTGCTGGCGGGCGCATCGGTCGCCATCGCGGGCCCGATCGCGTTCGTGGGCATCGTTATTCCCCACCTGTCCCGCGCGCTGGTCGGCCCGGATCACCGCTGGCTGCTGCCGATGTGCGCGCTTCTCGGCGCCAACCTGCTGCTGTTCGCCGATACGGGAGCCCGGTTCATTCTTCCCGGCAAAGAAACGCCTGTCGGCGTCGTTACCGCCCTGATCGGAATTCCGTTTCTGATCGCCGTCGCAAGGAGGCAGAAGCATGAGTAG
- a CDS encoding ABC transporter substrate-binding protein produces the protein MKVLKGKLAGLSMLVLLLILSACGGGADTKTEGASASPSASPTAASQPEKRKVAHSMGESDVPSAPKRVVILTNEGLEALLALGVKPVGAVQGFTGNPWYDHLKSELDGVTNVGKESEPNIETIASLKPDLIIGNKMRHEKIYDQLKAIAPTVYSETLRGAWKQNFLFYSEAVNKKAEGEKIIADFDKRVDDIRSKLGDKINTKVSLVRFMPGDTRIYYKDTFAGIILEQIGFKRPDSQNKNEFAATKVPKERTPEMDGDIIFYFTYETGNGEASKLEEEWTKDPLWQNLSAVKAGKVVKVDDVIWNTAGGVKAAFLLLDDIKKQFGLS, from the coding sequence ATGAAGGTCTTGAAGGGAAAACTGGCGGGGCTGTCGATGCTCGTTCTGCTGCTGATCCTGAGCGCATGCGGCGGCGGCGCCGATACGAAAACGGAGGGAGCGTCCGCCTCGCCTTCCGCTTCGCCGACGGCCGCCTCGCAGCCGGAGAAGCGCAAAGTCGCCCATTCCATGGGTGAAAGCGATGTTCCGTCCGCTCCGAAACGTGTCGTCATCCTGACGAACGAAGGGCTGGAAGCGCTGCTGGCGCTGGGCGTTAAGCCGGTTGGCGCGGTTCAGGGCTTCACCGGCAATCCGTGGTACGACCATCTGAAGAGCGAGCTGGACGGCGTCACGAACGTGGGCAAAGAAAGCGAACCGAACATCGAAACGATCGCTTCGCTCAAGCCGGACCTGATCATCGGCAACAAGATGCGCCACGAGAAGATCTACGATCAATTGAAAGCGATCGCCCCCACCGTATATTCGGAGACGCTGCGCGGGGCATGGAAGCAAAATTTCCTGTTCTACTCGGAAGCCGTGAACAAAAAAGCCGAAGGCGAGAAAATCATCGCGGACTTCGACAAGCGCGTCGACGACATCCGCTCGAAGCTCGGCGACAAGATCAACACCAAAGTGTCGTTGGTGCGCTTTATGCCCGGCGATACCCGAATCTACTATAAAGATACGTTTGCGGGCATCATCCTGGAGCAGATCGGATTCAAGCGTCCGGATTCGCAAAACAAAAACGAGTTCGCGGCCACGAAGGTGCCGAAAGAACGCACGCCGGAGATGGACGGGGATATCATCTTCTACTTTACGTATGAGACGGGCAACGGCGAGGCCAGCAAGCTGGAGGAAGAATGGACGAAGGACCCGCTGTGGCAAAACCTGAGCGCGGTCAAAGCGGGCAAAGTCGTCAAAGTGGACGACGTCATCTGGAACACGGCCGGCGGAGTCAAAGCCGCATTCCTGCTGCTTGACGACATCAAAAAACAATTCGGACTGTCCTGA
- the hrcA gene encoding heat-inducible transcriptional repressor HrcA yields the protein MLTERQKLILSAIVDDYIRSAEPVGSRSISKRGDVVFSPATIRNEMSDLEELGFLEQPHTSAGRIPSQKGYRYYVDHLVQFGEMTAEELETIKLYFAERLNVMEDTIQQAAAIISGLTNYTSIVLGPEVFSATMKHLQIVPLDAKSAVAIVVMSTGHVENRIVQIPEGVSAQDLERFVNAMNDKLQGYSLLQLKSRLHNEIAAELSRYVSRFEELCNMIENVFRAQNQDRVFLSGATHMLEQPEFKDVDKVKSIFELLEQPPTLVRIVTPSEEGVKVKIGAENHVDAISQCSLVTATYSVDGEHIGTIGVLGPTRMEYGKVIRLLNYLSKNMSNLLNHRWK from the coding sequence ATGTTGACCGAACGCCAGAAGCTGATTTTAAGCGCCATCGTAGACGATTACATCCGTTCGGCCGAACCCGTCGGATCCCGCAGCATTTCCAAACGAGGCGATGTCGTATTCAGTCCGGCCACCATTCGCAACGAAATGTCCGATCTTGAGGAACTGGGCTTTTTGGAGCAGCCGCATACGTCGGCTGGGCGGATCCCCTCGCAAAAGGGATACCGCTACTATGTGGACCATCTCGTCCAGTTCGGAGAGATGACCGCTGAAGAGCTTGAAACGATCAAGCTGTATTTCGCCGAACGCCTGAACGTCATGGAGGATACGATCCAGCAGGCGGCGGCGATTATCTCCGGATTGACGAACTATACGTCGATCGTGCTCGGTCCGGAGGTGTTCTCGGCGACGATGAAGCACCTGCAGATCGTGCCGCTGGACGCCAAATCCGCCGTGGCAATCGTCGTCATGAGTACGGGCCACGTCGAAAACCGGATCGTGCAAATTCCGGAGGGCGTGTCCGCGCAAGATCTGGAACGGTTCGTCAACGCGATGAACGACAAACTGCAAGGCTACTCGCTGCTGCAGCTCAAATCGAGGTTGCATAACGAGATTGCGGCCGAGCTCTCCCGTTACGTATCCCGGTTTGAGGAATTGTGCAACATGATAGAGAACGTATTCCGCGCCCAAAATCAGGACCGCGTATTCCTGAGCGGAGCGACTCATATGCTGGAGCAGCCGGAATTCAAGGACGTGGACAAAGTCAAATCGATTTTCGAGCTGCTGGAGCAGCCGCCGACGCTCGTTCGTATCGTAACGCCGTCGGAAGAGGGCGTCAAAGTGAAAATCGGCGCGGAGAATCATGTCGATGCGATCAGCCAGTGCAGTCTCGTCACGGCGACGTATTCGGTCGACGGAGAACATATAGGCACGATCGGCGTGCTGGGACCGACTCGGATGGAATACGGAAAAGTGATCCGGTTGCTCAATTATTTGAGCAAAAACATGTCGAATCTGCTGAATCACCGTTGGAAATGA
- the grpE gene encoding nucleotide exchange factor GrpE, translating to MSTEEQRKTEEPETVEAVQEDVREGVAEEPEQQTDSGQTAQGEAQSETDPLQRELDQLRREFEENQQRYLRLQADYDNFRKRTRQEKEDFAKYASQKLMEQLLPVIDNFERAMAAASASGGDYESLAKGVEMIYRQLRQVLEQEGLTPLQTVGQPFDPELHQAVMQVESEEYGEGIVVEEVQKGYRLKDKVIRPAMVKVSM from the coding sequence GTGTCGACAGAAGAACAGCGTAAGACCGAGGAGCCTGAGACGGTAGAAGCCGTACAGGAGGACGTCCGTGAAGGCGTCGCGGAAGAACCCGAACAACAGACGGATTCCGGGCAAACCGCCCAGGGAGAAGCGCAATCGGAGACCGATCCGCTGCAGCGGGAACTCGACCAATTGCGCCGGGAATTCGAAGAAAACCAACAGCGGTATTTGCGGCTCCAAGCCGATTACGATAATTTCCGCAAGCGTACGCGCCAGGAGAAGGAAGATTTCGCCAAATACGCTTCGCAGAAGCTGATGGAGCAGTTGCTGCCCGTCATCGACAACTTCGAGCGGGCAATGGCCGCGGCCAGCGCATCCGGCGGAGATTACGAGTCGCTTGCCAAAGGCGTCGAGATGATTTATCGCCAATTGAGACAAGTGTTGGAGCAAGAAGGGTTGACCCCGTTGCAGACGGTCGGCCAACCGTTCGATCCGGAGCTTCACCAGGCGGTTATGCAGGTGGAGTCCGAGGAATACGGCGAAGGAATCGTCGTCGAAGAGGTCCAGAAGGGATATCGTCTGAAGGATAAAGTGATTCGTCCCGCTATGGTCAAGGTCAGCATGTAG
- the dnaK gene encoding molecular chaperone DnaK, whose translation MSKVIGIDLGTTNSCVAVMEGGEAVVIPNAEGNRTTPSVVGFKKDGERVIGETAKRQAITNPDRTIMSIKRHMGTNHKVSIDGKEYTAPEISAMILQKLKADAEAYLGGPVTKAVITVPAYFNDSQRQATKDAGQIAGLEVLRIVNEPTAAALAYGLDKDEDQTILVYDLGGGTFDVSILELSEGVFEVKATSGDNHLGGDDFDQVIIDWLVSEFKKEHGVDLSKDRAAVQRLKDAAEKAKKELSSMLTTTISLPFITMVDGVPQHLEMNLTRAKFEELSAHLVERTLGPTRQALNDAGLTPAQIDKVVLVGGSTRIPAVQEAIKKLIGKEPHKGVNPDEVVALGAAIQAGVLTGDVKGIVLLDVTPLSLGIETAGGVFTKMIERNTTIPTSKSQIFSTYADNQTSVEIHVLQGERAMAADNKTLGRFILGDIPPAPRGVPQIEVTFDIDANGIVNVSALDKGTGKSQKITITSSSGLSKEEIERMTKEAEAHAEEDRKRRELAEARNQADQLVYQVEKTLKDLGDKVAQSDIDEANAKKEAVKKALEGNDAEALKKATEELTAVVQKLSVKLYEQAAQQAQAQGDAGAEGQAKKENVVDADYEVVDDNKK comes from the coding sequence GTGAGCAAAGTTATCGGCATCGACTTGGGTACCACCAACTCTTGCGTCGCTGTCATGGAAGGCGGCGAAGCGGTCGTCATTCCTAACGCTGAGGGCAACCGCACGACGCCGTCCGTCGTCGGCTTCAAAAAAGACGGCGAGCGCGTGATCGGCGAAACGGCTAAACGCCAAGCGATTACGAACCCGGATCGTACGATCATGTCGATCAAACGTCACATGGGCACGAACCATAAAGTGTCCATCGATGGCAAAGAATACACGGCGCCGGAAATTTCCGCCATGATCCTGCAAAAACTGAAAGCCGACGCGGAAGCGTATCTCGGCGGTCCGGTCACCAAAGCGGTTATTACGGTTCCGGCTTACTTCAACGACAGCCAGCGCCAGGCGACGAAAGACGCGGGCCAAATCGCGGGGCTGGAAGTGCTGCGGATCGTCAACGAACCGACGGCAGCCGCTCTCGCATACGGTCTGGACAAAGACGAAGATCAAACGATCCTCGTCTACGACCTCGGCGGCGGCACGTTCGACGTATCCATCCTCGAACTGAGCGAAGGCGTGTTCGAAGTTAAAGCGACGAGCGGGGACAACCATCTGGGCGGCGACGATTTCGACCAGGTGATCATCGACTGGCTCGTGAGCGAGTTCAAGAAGGAGCACGGCGTCGATCTGAGCAAAGACCGCGCCGCCGTTCAGCGCTTGAAGGACGCTGCGGAGAAAGCGAAAAAAGAGCTGTCCTCGATGCTGACGACGACGATCTCGCTGCCGTTTATCACCATGGTCGACGGGGTTCCGCAACACCTGGAGATGAACTTGACGCGTGCCAAATTCGAGGAGCTGTCCGCCCATCTGGTCGAGCGCACGCTCGGACCGACGCGGCAAGCGCTCAACGACGCCGGCTTGACTCCGGCGCAAATCGACAAAGTCGTGCTCGTCGGCGGATCGACACGGATTCCGGCGGTACAGGAAGCCATTAAAAAACTGATCGGCAAAGAGCCGCACAAGGGCGTCAACCCGGACGAAGTCGTGGCGCTTGGCGCGGCGATTCAAGCGGGCGTCCTGACGGGCGACGTCAAAGGCATCGTTCTGCTCGACGTTACGCCTCTGTCGCTCGGCATCGAGACGGCCGGCGGCGTATTCACGAAGATGATCGAACGCAACACGACCATCCCGACGTCCAAATCGCAAATTTTCTCGACGTACGCGGACAACCAGACCAGCGTCGAAATCCACGTTCTGCAAGGCGAACGGGCGATGGCGGCCGACAACAAAACGCTGGGACGCTTTATCCTGGGAGACATTCCGCCGGCGCCGCGCGGCGTGCCGCAAATCGAAGTTACGTTCGATATCGACGCCAACGGGATCGTCAACGTGTCCGCGCTTGACAAAGGCACGGGCAAAAGCCAAAAAATCACGATTACGTCCTCCAGCGGCTTGAGCAAGGAAGAAATCGAGCGGATGACGAAGGAAGCGGAAGCGCACGCGGAAGAAGACCGGAAGCGCCGCGAACTGGCCGAAGCGCGCAACCAGGCCGACCAGCTCGTCTACCAAGTCGAGAAAACGCTGAAGGATCTTGGCGACAAAGTCGCGCAAAGCGACATCGACGAAGCCAACGCCAAGAAAGAAGCCGTTAAAAAGGCGCTGGAAGGCAACGATGCCGAGGCTCTCAAAAAAGCGACGGAGGAGCTGACGGCGGTCGTGCAAAAGCTGTCCGTCAAGCTGTACGAGCAAGCGGCTCAACAGGCTCAAGCGCAAGGAGACGCCGGAGCCGAAGGCCAAGCGAAAAAAGAAAATGTCGTGGATGCGGATTACGAAGTCGTCGATGACAACAAGAAGTAA
- the dnaJ gene encoding molecular chaperone DnaJ, whose product MGGETVSKRDYYEVLGVSRDASADEVKKAYRRLAREYHPDVNKAPDAEEKFKEIKEAYEVLGDEQKRAQYDRFGHVDPNQGGGFGGGFSGDFGGINDIFDMFFGGGPRRNPNAPQRGSDLQYTLRIDFKDAVFGKETEITIPRTESCDTCGGSGAKPGTKPETCRTCGGSGQQEFVQNTPFGRMVSRRTCSACGGQGQIIREKCGTCGGSGRVKRSRKINVKIPAGVDEGAQLRVSGEGEAGLRGGPPGDLYIVIRVNPHEFFERDGDDIYCEVPLTFTQVALGDEIEIPTLTGKVKLRIPPGTQTGTYFRLKGKGVPRLRGYGQGDQHVKVTVVTPTVLNEEQKELLREFARVSGENVHEGEGKSLFERFKKAFLGD is encoded by the coding sequence ATGGGGGGTGAAACGGTGAGCAAACGCGATTACTACGAGGTGTTGGGCGTATCGAGGGACGCCTCTGCCGACGAGGTGAAAAAGGCGTACCGGAGGCTCGCCCGGGAGTATCATCCCGACGTGAACAAGGCTCCCGACGCGGAAGAGAAGTTCAAGGAAATCAAGGAAGCGTACGAGGTGCTCGGAGACGAGCAAAAGCGGGCGCAGTACGACCGTTTCGGTCACGTCGATCCGAATCAGGGCGGCGGCTTCGGCGGCGGGTTCAGCGGCGACTTCGGCGGAATCAACGACATCTTCGATATGTTTTTCGGCGGCGGCCCGCGCCGCAATCCGAACGCGCCCCAGCGGGGCTCGGACCTTCAGTATACGCTGCGGATCGACTTCAAGGATGCCGTCTTCGGCAAGGAGACGGAAATCACGATCCCGCGCACCGAATCGTGCGACACCTGCGGAGGCAGCGGGGCCAAGCCGGGAACGAAGCCGGAGACGTGCCGGACTTGCGGCGGTTCCGGCCAGCAGGAGTTCGTGCAGAACACGCCGTTCGGGCGTATGGTCAGCCGCCGGACCTGCTCGGCCTGCGGCGGACAGGGACAGATCATCCGCGAAAAATGCGGCACCTGCGGCGGAAGCGGCAGGGTTAAACGCTCGCGCAAAATCAACGTCAAAATTCCGGCGGGCGTGGACGAAGGCGCTCAGCTCCGCGTATCGGGAGAAGGCGAAGCCGGCCTGCGCGGAGGGCCTCCGGGCGACCTGTATATCGTGATTCGGGTCAATCCGCATGAGTTCTTCGAGCGCGACGGAGACGATATTTATTGCGAAGTGCCGCTGACGTTCACGCAGGTGGCGCTGGGCGACGAGATCGAAATCCCGACGCTGACCGGCAAGGTCAAGCTGCGGATTCCGCCGGGGACGCAGACGGGCACCTATTTCCGGCTGAAGGGCAAAGGGGTGCCGCGCCTCCGCGGTTACGGCCAGGGCGACCAGCATGTGAAGGTCACGGTTGTCACGCCGACTGTGCTGAACGAAGAACAGAAGGAGCTGCTGCGCGAATTCGCGCGCGTCAGCGGGGAGAACGTTCACGAAGGCGAAGGAAAATCGCTGTTCGAGCGATTCAAAAAAGCGTTTTTGGGCGACTGA
- a CDS encoding YfhD family protein, translated as MALQNGKQPGRAGKPDKPEPGKLEDVRFDAEAADEADLAAWERAAAADARAEAREETAGAGDHG; from the coding sequence ATGGCGCTACAAAACGGCAAGCAGCCCGGCCGCGCCGGGAAGCCGGACAAGCCCGAGCCGGGCAAGCTGGAAGACGTGCGCTTCGACGCCGAGGCGGCCGACGAAGCCGATCTGGCCGCATGGGAGCGCGCCGCCGCCGCGGATGCGCGCGCCGAGGCGAGAGAAGAGACGGCCGGAGCGGGCGATCATGGCTGA